The genomic region TAGTCATCCAAAATTGATTGCTGCTAAGAACTTATCACTTACCTATAACATAGCTGATAAGTATTTGATTGGTGGGAGTTCCAACCCGCAGATCCCCACCGATCGGGAGAAACAGGGCGTCCCTGGAGTATTTGGCAGTCACATACAGATGAATGAAGTGGAGTGCACAAGAGTGCCCATACTCAATTTGCTCTGGGACTACAGACCCTGTTCTTAAGATTGATGGGGGTCCTTTAAATAGGTGAAAAGTTCTTATAGCGAGTCAAAGCCTGGCTGTAAAACCAAACTGCCATTCACAACTCATTTTCAAAGAATAATAGAAAACTGCGTCTGCCTGTCGCACTGCAACAGCATCCTCACCGCCCCCTTGCTGCCACGTTTGGTCCTACACTAAAACAGCTAAAATAAGGAAAGTGGTGATGGTGGCCTCTTACTGATCAAAGGATGAAGGCTGAGCTTGGCCCATGAAAGCAATCAATTAAAACTATGGGATAGGAAACATTGAAATTGTAGGGGACAGATGGACACTTGCTTCTCAGAAAAACGACCAGTAGATAAAAGTTAGAATACCACATACACCCTCAAATCTTATTCACATTATGCAAAATACAGTAATAAAATTGTCAAATAAGGCTTCAATAGTAATGAACACTTCCAGAGAAGGCAATTACAGATCCTTGTGACTTTACTTTCCAATCTGAATGCTGCAATGATACAATATTTTGGATGCTGTGTAATCAAATTTAAAAGGTAACAGTGTACCTCATTTATCAAAAAACTGGTGTTGTTGCTTAAAACCACCAGTCGGTGCTGTTTAAAGGGTCCTCTGATAAGCTGATCACTCAGTGTCTCGTTGCTCAGACCCCCAGAAATCCACTACAATCTCTGAAGGAACATGGTAGAAGTGCTGCAGGGATGCTGAACATTGCACTGTACATGTAAAGCTGCCACAGGCGCTCATGGGATCAGTTTTCTGCTTTGGCTAATAGAAGGGGGTCCATCGTCTCAAGAATTCTCTAAGAATTCACATGCTCAGGACacctgcggatccgcaacacatcaAACTGCACATCTGCAGCAGAATCCAACAAGTGTGAACTTAACCTTAGAGTATTTGAAAATGTGTTTTTGAAATGACAACTTTAGGGTACCTTCACAGTCACTTTTTCTAAGATTCCCTTCATTTGAACAGAACTAGCAGAAATCCATGCAATAATAACCTCATATAGATGTACACAACTGATTTGCAGTTATTTACATGATATGTGGGTCATTCCTTAGACTGCACTGATCATTGAAAGCTGCACTGTGCTTTGATGCTATAGGCAGCAATGCAAATAATGTACTGAAGATGTGACTTATTACAGTAGGTGTTCCAGCCAACATCGCCTGCAAGGAACAACTCTGGTTAAAACGTACAGGTAGGTGCCTTCAGGATTGCGCGGAGAACTGTGAATACAGTAAGGTGGTTCTCTTTCCCAGTTATAATCAGAATTCAACATAAGAGAGCAAGAGAACACAGTAGGTCGCTCATTTATGTGTCTCCATCACACATCGGTCTCTACTCCTTCAACACGTATGTGTTTTGGCGTTCTTCTTCTTAGGCAAACGCACAAAATAAAGTCTGAAACATTGTGGCTGAAAAGAGATCGGCAAGGATGAAAGTACTGGTAGAACAGGAGCATGAATGAAACTGAAGCACAGTAGCCGACCAACAGCTGGACCACAAGTAACGGGGAACAAAAATACTCAAACCCGTCCTCTTTGAAAAAATACCATAATAAAATAAGGGCTGCATTCTCAAGCAGTCTTAAGGTATAATGTATGCTCAGTCTTCCCCAGTTCTGAGACTGATCTATTAAGTCCCTTTCACTTAAGTTGAGCTGGACTGCGGACCAGCAAAACATGTTGATTGCAGAGTATAGCAAAGTGACGGTGCCCAAAACAGTCACTGTGCCAAACCAGCTAAAATTCTTTTCCACATTCTCTGGAAGGCTGGACCCACTCTTCCAAAAGCAGACCCATGGTAACAGGAAGAGGGCAATCAAGTTCACCAATGCCACAGCTGCCACCCAGGCCTTGAGTGCTGAACAGAACAACACCAGCACAGTAACGCGAGTGGCAATCTCCAGGCACCTCCACACGATGACGCAGATGAAGGCAGGTACACTCAGAAGCACCTTATAGTCATCATATTTGATCTGGATGGCTAAAACATTCAGAACCAAGGCACCATAGGTGGTTGACATCAGAGACATGGCCATGAGGACTGctaaaacaaaacaagaaaaaaaaaaagtttaagtctATATGTAATTCATAAGCATAATTACCACAATACCATTCAGTTCAGTGTAATGTACTTCAAACAACCACACGTTTAACAACCTCACACTTCCCCAGCAGTAAAGACTGTTGGTGACCTGGCCATGTTAGGCCGcatacacacgaccgtggtgtgttttgcggtccgcaaaacacggatggcgtccgtgcgcgttccgcaatttgcggaacggcacagacagctttcaatataaatgcctattcttgttcgcaaagcgcggacaaaaataggacatgttatattttttttagcggggtcacggaacggagcaacggatgcggacagcacacggagtgctgtccacatcttttgcgggccccgttgaagggaatgggtccgcatccgagctgccgtggactaaaacaacggccgtgtgcatgaggcctaagagtaagGACCAGATGTGTCTAGCATAGTGGTTAGTTGGGCCACACAATGGCatagaacagtgatggctaaccttggcactccagctgtgatgaaactacgactcccagcatgctccatttatttctatatagttctgagagcagccaagcaaggggggcatcttgggagttgtagttttacaacagctggagtgccaaggttagccatcactggcataGAGGTTTGCATTGCTCCCTAGCAGTGCATACAACCAAGGGCAATATTGAAGGTACTGTGCATGAAGTTTTGCCCTTGCCATGTTGATGTGTTATCTCTGAGTACACCAACCTCATACCACACTCTAAAAACAAGCTTATAGGTTAACTGGCTTCCTATGAAATTGGCTTTAGTATGTTGTTTCTTTTTAGATTATACTGGGGACGGGGACAGTTGTGAATGGTTACAATCTGTGCAGTatatcatttaaagggaatcagtcaccAGCCAACTCCCTATTAAACTGTATATAGATAGACAGctgtagttcacctgattaaaacgttTTTTTCTTTTGTCGATCCAAAGCTCAATTCAAGAGTTGTAATACTTTTTCTTAAGATGCAAATGACgcatttggtgcaatgagggtgtcacgaTTGCTCTTGTTCCACacaagctccactcatttctgtggccagcccctcccttgcCGCTTTGTCACTGCCTGGCACAGTCAATAAAagcacagaaaggagtggagctggAGTGCAACAACAATGGAGACACCCTGATTGCACCAAAGACCTaacttgcatattaagaaaaagaaaCGGAACCtcagaaaagaaaaacagcactTTAATAaggtctatgcaaacagttggatagggggGGGTGGGGTGGTCGCAACAGGATATAAGCTTATAATGTAAGACCTTATTAGTGATGTCAATTACTACAAATACGTACAGTACAAATAAGAAGGCAATTTAACCCCTTTACACACATTGACgtacatataaatcacagaagccATTTAccatacaaaaatgtaaaaaaaggttAATTAGTTTTGCCCATCATAAAAATTTAAATGTCACACTGTTTATTCCAGAACTACTGtgtttttggtcactttgcctctcccaaaaaaaaaaaatcatagaaaggGATCAAAAACAATAACAACTACAGTTCATCCTGCAAAACCTAGCAATTTTGAGGAaggggtgtggacccattgattttcaatagggccgcacaagatgtggacagcacaccatgggctgtccgcatccgcactatCGTTCCGCGGcctcgcaaaaaaataaaacatgtcctattcttgtccgcagccacggacaagaaaaggcatttctatcatagtccCGGCCatatgtggtccgcaaaacagttgcggatgtgtgaatggaccctaaaaagagGAATGAgtgccctgctcgcaagagcttactcTCTATGAGAAGATAGGTGTGACACATAAGGTGAACATTTTGGGAAGTATCgctaaagctgcatgagccagtcaccagccaaTATCTATAGTGCTTCTTAGTAAATGGGGTGTGGTGGAAACAGTTGGATGATTGATCAGCCTCTGAAAGATAAGGTTGGTAAGAGGGGTTGAATAGAGAATAGTTAGATCAGGGAATGTGATAGACCACCATAAAAAGATGTGCTTTTAGGGAGAGTCTTAAACTGTGGACGTTGGAAATTGCTTGGGGGcagagcattccagagaactggtgcaccTCTAGAGAAGTCTTGGAGACAGGAGTGAGAGGTTCAGATTATGTTAGACTTAAATCACTGAGATGTAGGAGGGGAGCAGCACCATGGAGGGCATTGTGGAAGAGAATGAGGAGTTAAAATGGAatcctatactgtatgggcaaccacTGAAATGACTGACACACGGTGGATGCATCGGAGTAGCGGTTAGAAAAATAGATAAACCTGGCTACTGCATTCATGCTagattggagagggagagtttagtgaggggAACCAATTAATGAGTTACAGTAATGAAGACGAGGGTGAATTCTACAGATGTTTTTGAGGTACAAACAGCATAAGCAGGTGAGTGATTGAATATAGGTTATACAGGAAAGATCAGTGTTGAACATGACACCGAGGCAGCGAGCATGCTGCCCAGTAGTTAGGGTGGCACAaagagagatatcaggtttaggtaggttagtagatggagaaaacacaatgagttcagtttttgaaagatcCAGAGAGAAGACATTAGGTTAGAGACAGCGGGCAAACAATCACTAATGTTTTGTAGTAGTGCAGGGGTGCTGTCATGTATAGCTGGGTGTCAGCATAGAGATGATACTGAAAACCAAATCTACAGACTTAGGTCAATGAGGGAGTTAAAGATAGTTGATAAGGGAACAGTAGACCAGGCATTTCagaagtttagagatgaaggggagattAGAGACAAGTCAGCAGTTTAGTTTTGCATGATGGGTCAAGAGATGTTTTGATGGGGTTATGAAGATGTTTGACAAAAGAAGGGTAAGATCCCAGGTGAGAGAGAAGTTGAAGATGTTATTAATTAAGTAGTTACAGCTTGGGgagagactggaggaggtgtgagggaatagggtCAGTAGTGCACATGGTAGGTCGAGAAGAGGAGAAAAGCCTTCTTTTGTGACTGTATCAAATGTAGAAAGTGAACCAGAGGAGGTACAGGAAGAAAAGGGGATCAATAATGCTTGGAGGCCAGAGCAATAATGTCATACTGGATGTTTTCAATTCTCTCTTTGAAATAGGTGGCCAGATATTCAGCACGGAAGTCATGGATGTGCATCTGCACTATAAAACTGAGGAGGGAGTAGATTACTGGATAGTGAGGAGATGAGAGGTGAAATAGGTTTGTTTGGCAAGGTGGAGGGCAAAGTTATGGGTTCTTTGCATAAACTTATAAGAGGGGAAATATTCTGGTGTTACGTACTGCTAAGGTTGCTTTCTTCCGTGTTGGGAGGCCCTGCGTGTAGAGGAAACTAATTTATCCAGGGTGCTTCTGAGGGTATTATTGTAGTATTTTGCAACCAGATCAGGACTGGAGAGGAAAGAGAttgggcataatgactgtgacAACTGTGATGTCCATAAGTTTCTTAGGGTCAATGGCATGTACATTTTTAAGTGTGCGATAAGTAGAAGTGTGCGGGGATGAATTAGGATTTGGGACAGTGAAGGAGAGAAAGTTTGGTCATAGAGTAAGAGGAGAGTTAGTGAAGTCAGAAACAGAGCAGAAAGTATGAAGGCCAGGTCAAATGTGACAGCATCTTTATGTGCTAAAGAATTAGAAAAGGTGTAAAAGGCCAAAAAAAAGGAGGTTAGAAATAGAAACTGGGAGCCAGATGGGCACATAGGTCTGTCTATGGGGATTTTAAAATCCTCCAAAATTAGAGATGGAAATTCACAAGACAGGAAATAGGGAAGCCGGGCAGCAAAGTGATCTTGAAACTCATCTTGAGTCAGGGGGTCGGTAGCTAACCACCACTCTCAGGGAAAGTGGGTGGAAGATTTTGAGGTTGTGGATTTCAAAACATGGGAATGcgtgtgtttgtactggggggaATGCGTGTGTTTGTACTGGGGCAAAcacctagatcagggatcagcaacctccggcactccaaatgttctgaaactacaactcccagaatgctccattcacttatatgagttgtgagaacagccgagaatgtttgcatgctgggagttgtagtttcacagcagctggagtgccgaagattGCTGATCCCTGAACTAGATGGTGCATTGTGGGGAAAGAAGTATGCCGATCCCACCACCATACCTATTTTCAGGTGTAGGGTATGAGAAAAATGTAAGTCACCATAAGATAGAGCAGAAAGGGAAGCAGTGTCAGATTGTTGAATCCAAGTTTCGGCGAGGGCCAGCAGGTTTAGAAAAGTAGAAAGAAAATAGTCATGAAGGGGAGTTTGTTGCACACAGTGGGAATCAGAGCAAACAGTTAAAAGATAGAAGCGAAAACAAGGCATGTTAATGAGGTTAGCAGGATTTCTATGTGTGATGGAAAAGGGGTTAAAATTAGCAGAAACACGGTCATGTGAAATGCCAAAGTCACGTGGGTTTGGAACAGCCGCATGATGTACCAGCAGGGTAATAATTACATCATACGTGAGGTGGTAATAAAGATTAGTAATATAAcatgaataaatataaaatataaataactaACCATAATCATGCTGTTTACATTGAGTTGCATGATGAATTTGGGATTGAGGCTTCGAAAAATACAtgatcctgtgatgtcacaaggtcCTTATAGTGCATAGGATTTAGACACTGAGTTGAGTGAAACAGATCTCCAGGAGAGACAccgaagagactgctgcagctaaATAGGAAGTTTATATTTCAGCCCTagtgctttattcacaaccaTATAGGTGAGTAACAGTTTGTAAggacatccgtccatccagttatcctgcaagttgatccagagaaaggaaaACACCCCTCCCCATGAGGTAGAaggcaattttcctcattttagggggaaaaactccttcccgactccagtTAGGCAAGCTGAATAACTTCCTGGGTCAACAACCTTTTTagagaaatctaataactataacccgTACTGATAttagggaactttcacacttgcgttaaacctttccggtattgagttccgtcctaggggctcaatactggaaaaaactgatcagttttatcctaatgcattctaattggagagcaatccgttcagtatgcatcaggatgtcttcagttcagtcactgtacggttcttggacggagaaaatactgcagcatactgcggtattttctccatccaaaattccaggACACTTCCGGACCCGGccttattttacattgaaatgcattaatgctggatccggccccaagtgttccggaaaagcGGATCTGGCTTTGCGGCCTgcgcaatactggatccgttttaccGGATAacaaccggagagatggatccggtattgcaatacatccggatctgtctacaaatggtatccgtttgcatacagattgtcgAATCCGGCAGGCGGTTCCGTCACTGGTACTGCCTGACGGAAtccagcaagtgtgaaagtacccttacagttcagaaatacatccaggttcCCTCTTGTACTCGGTTAGTGAGTTCACCATGGTCACCTTCTCTGGCAGAGAATGCTATACTCCATACTCCTCAATGTTTGTGTAGatgccttctttcctctagacgtagagaatgtcccctcgtcacagtcctgggtataaatagatgatgggagagatctttgtactgacccctcatatatttatacatagtaattagatctcccctcagtcgtcttttttctaaagtgaataaccctttaGCAAACAGGGCCTCCTCCGCTTTCTTTGTGTAGTGGATGGGAGACGGTCTCCACCCAGCTGCAAACTGCAACTAGAGAACTGCAAACTAGACATTCAGCATTCACAGGGCAAAACCGGTAAAATAAAATGCCCGATACAAGTCTTATAGTGGCCAGGACGTGTTATTCTTCATGCACATGCACATGCACTGTACTATCGATGAATGCAAAGTTTTTAAAAGGTTTGGTAGGCTTTAACGCCAGAGAAGCAAATGCTAAGCAGAGACAAACAAGCATATTGGCCCAGCTGTAACATGAAAATCAAAGGATCAAACACTTTGGCAAGAAAATATAACAGCAGCTACGAGAACTGCAGGTCATATGTACTATGAATGTTTACATTTGCAGGGATGACAGAGGATGTTCACAAGTATGCGACTTTGTGGCTTGAAGCTGGCCTTGGTCTAGATAATATAAGCTTCTTCATTGGCTGCATGTGAAGGACACATCTCTTATGTCTATCTTGTAACCCGCCATTTATCGAGGGCTAACAGTTGTATGAATAAAATAAACAAAGTGGTCATGctatgactgatgtaaaaatgaaaatcagctgttatatagtacatgacaagggctcatgcacacaaacgtattttctgtccgttccgtttttttttttttttttgcagctcctATGTGGAACCATAGggggccacaaaaaaacagaagtgaCTCAGACGTGTGCATTCTGTAGCTGTGCGTCCGCAagtccgttacgcaaaaaaatagaacgtcatATTCatagtctgttttgtggacaaggacaggcattgttacaatggatccacaaaaaaaatttaCAAGAAAAGAGATGCAAGACGGACATCatacgatttttttttggggggggggggggggtcggaaaATACATACGTCatgagcatgagccctaaaagctagaaccagtcccaTACCTAACATGGAACCAGAGATATTCCCATTCAttactccaattgttctgctagatttatttttagCTGGcaactcagggggcgtgtcctttctgctacagcgcACTCCCTGAAACTGcctcagcttctaacagaagacatTGCTGGTGGCAGTTGAGGATTTAACCtaagcatgtgcaaccacctcagtgaggGTGAGAAAAATGAGGAATATTCagttccaggtgctggtttgaaatatTCAGAATAACCCTGGGTTTCATAGAAGAATTTTTTAACATTAGGCagtgaaaatagtttttttcccaATAGTATGTTACGCTAGCCCTATTCTGCCAGATGATATATATAAACAACTTTATTCTGCGGGTTGATACAAATATAccaaatatatcttttttttatgttttactacttttgcataatGAAATCCCCTTTTTTTAAACGTAGCTTTTTTTTGAGCGCCATAagtccacttttttatttttcgtcaATGCAGCTTGGATGGGCTGTATTTTCTTCTGGTACCATTTTGAGATACATATCACTTTTCGATCCCTTTTTATCATCTTTTGGAACGGCAATTATgtcattctttaaaaaaatgattttaattattttataaaaAGGTGTTcaatgtggggggaaaattaatgatttttattttttttgtagattaggttgttacagatgtgacgATACCAATTATACAtagtttattagatttttttttttattactttttcccACTAAGTCCCACCAGACTGCTGGTGAAGTACACTGCAATAGTTAACTACTGCAGTGTATTGCACTTGTTAGTACTGaatgaagattattattattattatttattattaaagcgccattcattccatagcgctgtacatatgataagcggtgcacatacataacacagacaattgcactaatcataaacaagatgagtgaCAAACtgatacagaaggagagagggccctgcccgtgagggcttacaatctacatggtgtgGGAGAAAGACACAGTAGGTGCAGgggaagctggtcatggcggtatagaggcagcagggtcactggttgtagaggtgggttttcaggtttcttttgaagtattccactgtaggtgagagtctgatatgttggggtagcgagttccagagtatgggggatgcacgggagaaatcttggagtcgattgtgggaagaggcgataagaggagaggagagaaggaggtcttgtgaggatcggagagtgcgtgtggggatgtatcgggaaagtagctcagagatgtagggaggggacaggttatggacggccttgtatgtgtttgttagtactttgaagtggattcgttgggcaatggggagccagtgaagggattggcagaggggagaggcagaggagtaataaggtgagaggtggattagtcgggcagcagagttgaggatagattggaggggtgcgagagtgctagatggaaggccacagaggagagtgttgcagtagtctaggcgggagataatgagggcatgtacgagcattttcgcagattcaaagttaaggaaagcacggatgcgggagatgtttttgagttggaggcggcaggtggtggaaagggcttggatgtgcggtcggaaggaaagggcagaatctaaggtcactccgaGGCAGCGGgttttgttgactggggataatgtgcagccattgatcgtgatagataggtctgttggggggggttgaacaagatgggggaaagattatgaattctgtcttatccatgttaagtttaagaaagcgagaggcgaagaaggaggatatagaagatagacattgtgggattcttgatagtaaggtggtgatgtctggtagatttgtgtgtcatcagcataggagtgatactggaagccatgggactctatgagctgtcccaggccaaaagtgtagattgagaagagcaggggtcctaggacagagccttgcgggacaccaacagagagggcatgagacgaggaggtggtgcgggagtgggagatgctaaacgtccggtctgtgaggtatgatgtgatccagaagagagccaggtcagtgatgccaagaaatGAGAgtgtttgcaacagaagggagtggtcaacagtatcgaaggcagaggacaggtcaaggagaaggaggacacagtattgtttcttggttttggctgtcagtaggtcattggtgactttggtaagggcagtctcggtcgagtggtgggttcggaagccagattgGAAGATAATTTCATTCCAATAGGATAGAAGATAGGAAGataatttctatcttcattcagcaggacctgcgctgacgtcaccatgtggtgagcgcaattacgtcaccaaaggtcctttggcaggtcctgaaagaagaagaaagaagacaatgctggctgcacaaacaacaggatgaggtgaggtaatttattttttattttttaacccctcaagccacattttagaaagcattctgtattaagaatgctattattttcctttataaccatattataaagggaaaataataaaatatccagaacacctaacccaaacccgaacttcaatgaagaagtccaggttcgagtatgggtaccacagtcagacacgctcgtctgcaaggggccttagttcATCAGATTCTTAGATACAATGGTTGCTACTGACTTCTAAACAGCAGGATCGGCGCTAGCACCTATATCGGCTGTTGCTGCTGATGGCACCGACCTGGTGCAGGAATGTAATACTTCCCATGCTGTTCATTTACGGATTGgtgtgggaaggggttaattagaTCTCCGCTTCTTTCAAATTAAGCAAATATAAGCTCAGCAGTCAAATGCCATTGTTTACAGGTCACCACAGAGGCCGTCAGCAGTGACATGCACATGGATGGTAGGGCTGTtgcgataccataaaaaagtattgtgatactcgataccacgcgaaaaaaataaaatacccaaaaaagctgcgtgcattccgcatttataAAAATGGCAaatctcatagttttttttttctgttccggtgtTCAACGCatagatttttaaaatattttaatagtttggactttttggacatggcgatatgtgatgtttatttatttattgtttatatattttatatgtaaaattgggaaagggactgagttatacttaatatttatattttttttttataactatttccccccttttgggctagaacctgggatcttttaatcccttgtcctagtcaccctaatagggctctattagggtgaataggacttcacactctccctgctgccctgtgcacacagcagcagggaggttaccatggcagccagggcttcagtagcgtcctggccaTAGGCATGCGCACGGGGGGTGTCGGGAGTGCCTGGgaacaccctaatcaagcctgctGGCCGGTGAATACttatgaagcgcttccattttggaagtgctcattagtaccggatgaccaggaagcagtgaacgctctgtacttaccacttcctggtcctcggcagTGCACAGCATGAGGCGCtttgtgacgtcacgctgtgcgaGCCAGTTCAGAACGCACAGCCGAGAGTAGACATCAGGGGGaagaaaattgcaggcggcgagggacggcggcgtccaggagcagagaggtaagtgttttttttattttataaaaaatgaggctgttgggggcataatggaggctaatgagaggcataagggctgataatgggggctaatggcataaaggctataatatatatacacacacacacacacacacacacacacacacgtgcttctcaaaaaattagcatattgtgataaagttcattattttctgtaatgtactgataaacattagactttcatatatttttgattcattacacacaactgaagtagttcaagccttttattgttttaatattgatgattttggcatacagctcatgaaaacccaaaattcctatctcaaaaaatttgcatatttcatccgaccaataaaagaaaagtgtttttaatacaaaaaaagtcaaccttcaaataattatgttcagttatgcactcaatacttggtcgggaatccttatgcagaaatgactgcttcaatgcggcgtggcatggaggcaatcagcctgtggcactgctgaggtgttatggaggcccaggatgcttcgatagcggccttaagctcatccaga from Bufo gargarizans isolate SCDJY-AF-19 chromosome 9, ASM1485885v1, whole genome shotgun sequence harbors:
- the XKRX gene encoding XK-related protein 2 isoform X2 codes for the protein MEAFSEAPHPAPENGGYVSVRSRTHPPLSILTSTLLFCAETVAACVLAAEYGRTEDTVWMALTIVFMLVPSIMVQLTLTFIHRDLGRDRPLILLMHLLQLGPIIRCVEALIIYCRVGREEEPYVSISRKKHLRGWGESEEEEREVGHSLRRLATHRNAFKRTAVIQAFLGSTPQLTLQLYVCVLQRHVPVARVLMAMSLMSTTYGALVLNVLAIQIKYDDYKVLLSVPAFICVIVWRCLEIATRVTVLVLFCSALKAWVAAVALVNLIALFLLPWVCFWKSGSSLPENVEKNFSWFGTVTVLGTVTLLYSAINMFCWSAVQLNLSERDLIDQSQNWGRLSIHYTLRLLENAALILLWYFFKEDGFEYFCSPLLVVQLLVGYCASVSFMLLFYQYFHPCRSLFSHNVSDFILCVCLRRRTPKHIRVEGVETDV
- the XKRX gene encoding XK-related protein 2 isoform X1; the protein is MEAFSEAPHPAPENGGYVSVRSRTHPPLSILTSTLLFCAETVAACVLAAEYGRTEDTVWMALTIVFMLVPSIMVQLTLTFIHRDLGRDRPLILLMHLLQLGPIIRCVEALIIYCRVGREEEPYVSISRKKHLRGWGESEEEEREVGHSLRRLATHRNAFKRTAVIQAFLGSTPQLTLQLYVCVLQRHVPVARAVLMAMSLMSTTYGALVLNVLAIQIKYDDYKVLLSVPAFICVIVWRCLEIATRVTVLVLFCSALKAWVAAVALVNLIALFLLPWVCFWKSGSSLPENVEKNFSWFGTVTVLGTVTLLYSAINMFCWSAVQLNLSERDLIDQSQNWGRLSIHYTLRLLENAALILLWYFFKEDGFEYFCSPLLVVQLLVGYCASVSFMLLFYQYFHPCRSLFSHNVSDFILCVCLRRRTPKHIRVEGVETDV